The genomic interval GCGGTGGCGTCGATTCTCGTCGTCAACGTCTCGATCCTCGTCGGGCTGCGGACGGTTGGCCTCGTGCTGCAGCCGATGGAGCAGATCATCGCCGCCACGAGCATCTGGGCCCGCGAACGCTTCGACCACCGCATCGCACTCGACCAGCCCGATGAGTTCGGCCAACTGGCGCGTGCGCTCAACCAGATGGCCGATCGCCTCGAGGTCAGCGAACTGCGCAAGATCGAGACGCTGCAGCAGACGGCGCGCATGCTCAATCACGAGTTGAACAACGCCCTGGCGATCATCAGCCTGCAGGTGCAACTGCTCGACCGCAGCCGCAACGCCTCGCCTGAACTCAAAGACCGGCTGGATCGAATCCGCGCCTGCCTGGCGCGCATGACCAACACGGTGGACCTGCTCAAGCAGGTTCGGCGCATTGTGCTTACCGACTATGTGCCGGGCGAGAAGATGCTCGACCTGCCGCGATCGATCAGCGAGGGCGGCAGCGCCGAGGACGAGCCGCCGCCGGCCGAAGTCGCCGTGGTTCCCGCCTCGACCTCCACTCCCGCTGCCCAAGGCCCGCAACTCACGTGACGCACGCATTCTCCCCCGCCAACAACCGCCTGCTGCTCAGCCAGGTACGCTGGCTGGTGTCGCTGCGATGGGGCGCGGGCGCCGCCGTCGCGATCGCCGCGCTCATCGATCGCGTATGGCTTCAGTGGTTCCCAAACGCCACGGCCGCGCTCATGCTGGGCATAACGATTCTCGGCTTCAACGCCATGGTGGCCGCCTGGACGCGCCGCAGCATTCCGCTCATGCGCCACCCCCGCCGCCTGCTTCTGGCCGTCTGGCTGCAGATCGGCGTCGATCTCTCCCTTCTGGCGATCCTCACGGTGTGGACGGGCGGGCTGGGCAGCATCATCAGCGGCTTTTTCGTCTTTCATATGGTCTTCGCCAGCCTGCTGCTCGGCCAGGTGATGTCCTATCTCGCGGCGACATACGCCGTGTGCATTTTCTTTACGCTGCTGTGCACGCTTGGCCCTTCGCCGTCCAGCCGCGCCGACGCTCTGGCCGCAGTCGGCTTCATCCTGACGCTCTACCTCACGGTGTTCATCGCCAATCACCTCACGACCCGTCTGCGCCTCAACGAGCAGCGCCTTCACGAACACTCGCGCCGCCTCCTGGAGATGTCCCACCGCCTGCGCGATCAGCAGCAGGCGATGGTGCAGCACGAGAAGATGGTGGGTCTCGGGCAACTCGCCGCGGGCCTGGCGCACGAGATCGCCAACCCCCTAGCCTCGATGGACAGCGTGCTGCAGCTGATGATTCGCAAGCCCGAGCGAGCCACCGAGTCCGCCATTCGCACCCTGCGCGAGCAGATCGACCGCATCAGCAACATCATCCGTCAGATGACCGCGTTTGCGAGGCCCGACGATCCAACCGGCCCGCCGGTTCCGATCGGCCAACTCATCGAGCGCGTGAAGCGCATCATCCAACTCGACCCTCGCGCGCGGCACGTGCAACTGATCGAAGATCTCGATCACCGTCTCGCGGCCCAGTGGCTGGTTCCCACCGCCCTTGAGCAGGTGCTCGTCAATCTCTCGCTCAATGCGCTGGATGCGATGGCGGGCGTCCCGGATCCGCGCCTGACCATCCGCCTCATCCACCGCGCTCATCACAACGTGATCGAGGTGCAGGACAATGGCTCGGGCATCGCGCCCGAGGATCTGAACCGCATTTTCGAGCCCTTCTTCACCACCAAGCCGGTCGGAAAGGGCACGGGTCTGGGGCTGTCGATCTCGTATCGGCTCGTTGAGAAGCACGGCGGCACGCTGCGCGTGAACAGCACCGTCGGGCACGGAACGACGTTTAGTATGGTTTTTTCCAGCCCGCGAGCGGCGCTGCGAGCCTCGGAGCCGGCCGACCCGGAACCTGAGCCGGCCCGCGTTTGACCGCGTTCGCCAACGCGCGTACAAAGGGCCGTCCGCAAGTCTGACGCTGGGAATTGAGCCCGATGCGCACGCTGCTTCTGCTTCGACACGCCAAGTCGAGCCATGCCGACGAGGGCGTAGCCGACCACGATCGACCTCTCACCAGGCGCGGCCGCCGCGATGCTCAGCGCTTGGGCCGCCTGCTCGACGAACTCGATTTGATGCCGCAAGTGATCATCGCCTCGACCGCGCAGCGCACGCTGGAGACCGCCGAACTGCTCGTTGAAGCGAGCGGGACCGCGACGCGCATCGATCCGGATGAGCGGCTGTACCTTGCCTCAAGCGGCGCGATCCTTCGCATACTGCAACAGGCGCCGATACAGGCGCGTTGCCTGATGGCCGTCGGTCACAATCCAGGACTGGAGGAACTGCTGACCGGCCTCACCGGCCGGGCGGAGCAGATGCGCACGGCCACGCTCGCGCAGATTGAATTTCCCATCGACTCATGGACCGACGTGAAAGACGGCACGCGCGGCCGGCTCAAACAGATGTGGCGGGCGCGCGATCTGGATGACTCATAACGAGTCCGGCCAAGCGCCTTTCAACGCTTTGGCCCGACGCCCTCCACCTGGCGCAGGCGCCGCGCCAGCGCCGTGAGCGCGGTGTACTCGCCTTCGACGAGCAGTTCATCCCCCGGCTCGAGCACGGTCTCCGGCCCGGGGAAGAGCCGCGACCCATCGCTCGACTTGCGCCGCACGACGCCGATGCCGTGTTCACTCATCAGCTCCCCGACCTTGCGGCCGCACATCGGCCCGCCGTCGCATACCTGCCAGCGCTGCATGACCACGAGCCGGTCGTCGATGGCGAAACTGTACTCGATCGATCGATCGACGGCGGCCATGGTGAACGACGGAGCCGAGATGGCCGACTGCGACATCGCCAGGTGAATGTCGAACGCATCGCCCACCTTGTCGGCGATGTTCTGATCGAACATGCGCATCACCACGGGCAGGTCGGGAACGAGGTGGCGCGCATCGAGCGCGATTTCGAGATTGGCCAGGTCGTCATCGGTGGCGAGGATGATGCTCTTGGCCTTGCGGATGTTCGCCTCTTCGAGAAGGGCTTCGCGCCGGGCGTCGCCGATGAACAACGGCGAGCCGTCGCGGCGCACGTCTTCGAGGAACTGGTTGTTGGCGTCGCGCTCGAATACGACCACCGCTTCTCCCAGTTTGCGCAGCAGTTTGAAGACCCGGTAGCCGAGCCGGCCGAGGCCGACGAGCACCACGTGATCGTGCATCGATGTCGCCATGGTTCTGCACCAACTCCGTTCGTAGCGCCGGCGGTCGCGGAGCATCAGGGAGAAGTCCACGATGCCTTCGATGATGATGGTCAGCCCGAACACCGGCATGAGAAAGAACAGCGGGCGGATCGCCCATGACTCGGGAAACCGCTCGGGCGGCTCGCCGAACACGAGGCTCCACGAGTAATACACCGCCTCCCACAGCGAGAGGCGCTCCGGAGCGTGGTAGACGCGAAAGATCAGCGCGCCCGTCGCGACAATGAGAACCATCAGCAGCAGGCGCAGCCGAAAGTGTGCCACGGCGGTGCGGAAGAAGCACCATTCGCGCCACCAGCGCGAGCCGACGAACCGCGTCCGGCCATGCTCTGTTGGGATGTGCAATCGGTCGAGCCGTCGCCCGGGCATGCGCAGCCTCCGCAGGCACAGCGTATCCCCTCCGCGGCGATTGTTCCCGAGCGACTCCGATGCGCGGGCCAACTGAGAATCAGCGCCGCCGGTCTGGCTTGGCGCAGGGCGATCTGTTAGGATGATCCTGGCCGGCCGCACGGAAGTCCGGCCGGCTCCATTGACTTTGAGAGAGGGAGGCTGACATGCTTCACCTGATGCGTCGATCCGGATGCGCCGCCAGCGGCGCTGTGTTCGCCGCCTTTCTGGCCGTGACGGCGGTGGGGCTGCCCGCGCGCGTGGCGCTCGCCCTGCCCCCCCTGCCCGATGACTTCGTCAATGACGAGACGATGGTGCTCGTGGTTGTCGATCTCGTGCAGGCCACGCCCGCCGCGATCGACGCCACCGGCCGGGGCATCATCGAGAACATTCCCGAACTCGGCGAACAGATTGCCAAGTTGCGGACCGACTATGAACCGCTGGTGCGGGCGGGCGGTCGCCTCATCGTCATCGCCGGCGCCGAGCCGGAGAATGACGACCTCTTCGCGTTCATGCCCGTGGCGGGAATCCACGTGGACGCCGACAGCTGCGACGAAGCGGCGCTGACGGAGCTGCTCAAAAAGCACGCCAACGAGTTCACAAGTGAGCCCGTCATCGAGCGCCAGGGGGATTGGATGCTGCTCTGGCAGTCGCACCGTCTCAAACTCACCAACCCGCCCAAGGACGGGCCCGATCTCGAGCTGCCGGGCTTCGATCCCGAGCGCTGCAATCGCGTGCGCGCTGCATATGAATCAATGAACGGCCGGGCGATGGCCATCGCCTTCATCCCCACGCTGCGCGACCGCGACGAAGCGCGGGAACAGTGGGACGCCCTCCCCGACGAAATACACGAGTCGCCGGCGGGAGCGGCGATGCTGCTGCGCATGGCGGTGCAGATGCACGGCTGGATCGATCTCGGCCACAACCCATCCGTCACCGGCGTCATCGAACTGCCCGAGGCGTCGATGGCCGCGAAGCTCAAGGCGATCATCGACTCCTTGCCGGGCCTGTTCATGATGCAGCTCGAATCGCTCGAGGATGAAGAGGCGATTCAACTCGAGCAGGAAATGGAGCCGGAAATGGCGCTGACGTTTCGCGTTCTGCGCTCGCTCTCGTGCGTGCACCAGGGCAGCAAAGTGACGCTCTCGATCGGGCAGGCGGATCTGCGGCCGATTCTCGATCTCGCCGGGCCGATCCTCGTTAAGCAGCGCGAGCAGGCAAAGCAATACCAGGCCATGAGCCAGTCGCGACAGATCGGCATGTCGCTGCATTTGTACGCGAATGATCACAACAATCAGTGGCCGAATTCACTCGACGACCTCGTCACCGCCAAAATGATGACGCGCGAACAACTCGACGAGATGCTCACGCATCCGGTCACTGGCGAAAAGAACGCATTCCAGTATGTCAAACCGGACAAGCCGCTCGATCAACTCGAGGAACCCGCCCTCGTCGCAGTGCTCTACGAACTCAAGAACGGCCAGATCAATCGCGCAGGCATCACCTGCTACGCCGACGGGCACGTCGAGGTCGGCGAGCAGTAGCGGCCGCCAGGCACCCTACGATTCGCGCGTGCCAAAGCCAGCCAATCGCCAGCCACCTCGCCACGACGGCGCTGCTCGACGACCGCCGCGCAAGCCGCCGCTGCGCCTGCAGACCACGACGCTGTGGGAATACCCAAGCCAGCACTACGACTCGCCCAACGTCGGCGCCATGCAGGGCGACAAGGACTACGCCGGCGCGACGCCCTCGTGGGTCATCTGGCAACTGCTCACGCGCTACACCCGTGAGACCGACACGATTCTCGATCCCATGTGCGGCAGCGGCACGACGCTGGACGTGGCGCGCGACCTTGGCCGCAAGGCGATCGGCTTCGATCTCGCCCCTTGCCGCCCCGACATGGCCAAAGCCGACGCGCGGCACCTTCCGCTCGAGTCGCACAGCGTCGATTTCGTCTTCATCGACCCGCCCTACTCGACGCACATCGACTACTCGGATGATCCGGACTGCATCGGGCGGCTCGACGCGGGATCAGACGACGGCGGCAAGGCGTACTACGCCGCGATGCGGCAGGTCATCGACGAGTCGTTCCGCGTGCTGCGCAACCGGCGCTACTTCGCGCTGTACGTGAGCGATTCTTGGCGCAAGCGCAAGGGCCCGGCGGGCAGCGGCGCGGGCATCTTCATGCCAATCGGCTTCGAGCTGTTCAGCCTCATGCGCCGGCGCCTCCAGCCCGTGGACATCATTGCCGTGGTCCGCCACAACCAGAAGTTGAAGCGCGGCAACTGGCGCAAGGCGGCCGAGCAGGAGAACTTCTTCATGCGCGGCTTCAACTACCTGTTCATCATGAAGAAGGTCGGCGATGCCACGCCCGGCCGCGCAGGACGCGGCGGCGAGTGAGCCATAAGATTGCCGCTGCACCAACGCAGGGCGGAGGCAGGCGGAACATGGAATCGAGCGTCGCGTCGAACATCGCGCGGGGAGTGCTGCTGGAGAATCACGGTGATCGCATCGTGCTGGGCATTTCCGGCACGGATTATCGCCTGCACCTCAACGTCGCCGCGCCGATTGCCGCAGCACGCGGCTCGTCCATCACGGGCCGCATCGAAGCGCACGCGCGGCGGATCGACGTCACGCGCACCGGCGGGCACTTCATCGACCCGGTCTACGGCCGGCCGCGTATCATTCAGGGTCGCGTGATCGAGACGGCCCTGGAACATCCGATGATGGTGGTCAAAGCAGTTGTGCCGCTGCACATCCGCGTCCGGCCGCCGCAGAATCCATCAGATTTCGAGATCGGCGCGATTGTGAACTTCTCGGTCGATTCGGGCGCGCAGTTCATCCCCGTGGATGAGCCGCACTGAGGCGAGGGAATCGTCATGCACGATCGAGCGGCTCAAGGCGAGCCGCCCACCAGGCCGCTGGTCATCAGCCCCGATACGCGGCGCGGCTCGGGCAGCGCCGACGCGCGCACCCCGCCCGGCCAGACGCTTACGAAGAAGTGGCCAGTCCTGCACTACGGCTCCGTGCCGCACATCGACCCGGCGAAGTGGCAACTCAAAGTCTGGGGATTGTGCGAGAACCCCTACACGCTCGACTGGCGCCAGTTCAGCGATCTGCCGCACGTGGACCTGCGCTGCGACATCCACTGCGTCACGCACTGGTCGCGCCTCGACAACGTGTTTACCGGCGTGCCGACGAGGCTGCTCATCGAGATGGCCCGGCCGCGCGCCGACGCCAAGTTCGTCATGCAGCACGCCGCCAGCGCGCCCGGCAACGACTGGACAACGAATGTCTCCATCGACGAGTTCACCGCCGAAGACTGCATTCTGGCGACGCACCACGATGGCCGGCCGCTCGAGGCTGAGCACGGCTACCCGATCCGCGCCGTCGTGCCCCGCCTCTACTTCTGGAAAGGCGCCAAGTGGATCACCGGCATCGAACTCCGCGCCTCCGATGCGCCCGGGTTCTGGGAGGTGAACGGCTACCACATGCACGGCGACCCGTGGAAGGAAGAGCGCTTCGGCTGGTAACGCCAGCCGTTGGCGGCGAAAGGCTCCATGACTGGAAAACTCTCTCATGTCGATGAACGCGGGCGTGCCAGCATGGTGGATGTCGGCGGCAAGCCGCCCATGCGCCGCCGCGCCGTCGCCGAGGGCTTCTTCATCGCTCAATCCGCGACGCTCGACGCCGTCATGGACGGGCAGCTTCCCAAGGGCGAGGCCCTGGCGGTGGCGCGGGTCGCGGGCATCCTGGCGGCAAAGCGATGCGACGAATTGGTTCCCCTTTGCCACAGCCTGCCCATCGAGGCCGTGCAGGTGGACTTCGAACGCCGTGAACATGGAATCCGCATCACGGCCAGCGCGTCATTGACGGGCAAAACGGGCGTTGAGATGGAAGCCCTGACCGCCGTAGCGGTCGCGGCACTGACGCTCTATGACATGACCAAGGCCATCGATCGGGAACTGCGGATCGAAGGCATCCGGCTGCTTGAGAAGACCAAGGCGCCGGCGGCGGACGGTCGGTAAGTGGGGCCTGCACCGGAGTTTGGGGCCCGGCCGGGCGGGCAGGCAAGAATTGGTCCCCGCCGGGGCATCTGGCCGAAGTCAACGCATGGCAGGGGCCGGACCGGCCTTGGTTGGGGGTGGACTCCCCGCTACCATTGCCCTTATTCATTCGATTTCCTCACGGGTGGTTCATCAATGATCATCGACCTCGAAACGCAGGTGTGGACCAATGCGTCGCAATTGGGAGCGGAGTCCACGGACTGGCGACTGAGGGAAGACGTAGAAACCTGGACTTCGATTGACGCCTCTCCCGCCGTGCATGAAGCGGCCATGTCGTGCGTGGATGTGGCCGTCGTGCTCGGGTTCCGCAGCCTCCACCTCGACGCGCACATTACTTCGGAGAGTGTCGCGGCATTTGTCGGCCGCCAGCCAAACCGGCGCATCGGATTCGCCGGCATCGACCCGATGTGCGACGGCGCCCTCGATGACATCGACAAGGGCCTGGCCCTTGGTCTCTGCGGCGTGGTCATCGCGCCCGCCACTCAGAATTTTCATCCGACCCACTCCCGGGCCATGCGCGTCTACGAGCGCTGCCAGGCCCTGGGCGTTCCCGTCCTGGTGCGGACCCAGCGCCGCCCCACTGCCGCGACGAACATGTCCTACGGCCGGCCGTTGCTCTTTGATGAGGTGGCCCGGGCATTCCCGAATCTTCGGCTGGTCATCGGCGGACTCGGTTATCCGTGGACGGACGAGTCGTTCGTGCTCATCGGCAAGCACCGGCACGTGTACACGGATCTGGCCGGCCAGGTCTCGCGACCCTGGCAGTTGTACAACTCGCTGATGGCCGCCTTCGAACACCGCGTGATGGAAAAGATCCTCTTCGCCTCCGGCTTCCCCTTCGACACTCCCGAGCGGGCGATCTCGCGCATCTACTCGCTCAACAGTTACAGCCACGGCACGGACCTGCCCTCGATTCCGAGGCAGCACCTTCGCGGCATCGTCGAGCGCGATGTCTTCCACTGCCTGGGCATCGAGCGCCCCGGCGGTGCAAGCCTGACCGGCGGCATGTCGCTTCCCCCAGAGACAGTCGAAGTCATGGAAGAGGATGATGATCTTGATGCCCAGATCACGACGCTCACCGGCATGCTCCGGGAGAACGTCGAACCCGCGCCGCGCTGGAACGCCTGACCACCGCTCGCTGCTGGCGGCCCGATTCGCGCGAGCCCTTTTCGTCGCGCTGTGTCTGCTGCTGATGACCGGCTGCGGCCTGATGGGCCACTCCGGCGGCAACATCGAAGTCGTCGGCCTGGGCGACGATCCCGCCCGCCTCTCCGGCGATCTGAAAACGGCCGTCTACCGCTCGCGCGACGCCAATACCGCCACCTTCCTGTTCAGCGACCTCTCGCTGGACGATCTCAAGAACGGCCGCTTCGCCGACGGTCGCGTCATCTGCGTGGACATGGCCTGGCGCCCCAAGGCCGGCTCGACTCCTGTCGATCGCACCGCGACGAACTGCACCGTCCGGCAGGTCATTCTCACCGGCAGCGCCGCGGGAATCTATGACGGCGCCGGGTTCCTGGCTCCCGCGGACAGGGCGGGAAGCAACTCGTTCGGCGGATCAATCTCGGACGCGGTGCTGCGCCTTACCGAGTCCAGCAGCGGGTTCGATGACCTGCTCGGCCCGGCTGAACTGAGCGGCTCGTTCACGGCCCGGCGCGATGACGCATCGGTCGATCAGATCGCTGTGCGCCTCAACACCGAAGTGACGCGCCGCCTGGGCCACCGCTTTTACGTGCTGGGCTTCTGAAAGGCGTTCTGCGTGCACTCACTTGAGCCCTCCCGGGCGGTTGTGCCGCGCGGCGGGCGGCTCTACACTGTCCCCGCTGGCAGGCCGAACTCTCAGGTGAGGAACACACGGGTGAGATGGACATCACAATTGCTGGCCGGCTTGATGCTGGTCTTGGCGCTGGGTGCGGTGGGACGTCCCGGCGCTGCACGCGCTCAGGACGCGCCGCCTCCGGCATCGCCGCCCGTCGTCGATGCCTTCGAAGGCCTGCCCGTCCGGCGCGTCGAATACGTCGGACTCAAGCGAGTCAGCCAGACGCTGGTGGAAAACAACATCCGCACCGCCGTCGGCGAGCCATACTCTGCCGCCACCATGCAGCAGGATGTTCGCAATCTCACGCGCCTCAACCAGTTTCGCGTCATCCTGCCCAAGGCCGAACTCACGCCCGACGGCCAGGCCGTCATCGTCACCTATCAGTTCGACGAGTGGCCGCTGGCCGAGGACGTGCAGGTCACCGGCAACCAGGCGGTGAATGACCAGGACATCTTCAACGCCATTCTCATCCGCGTCGGCGATCCGCTCGACACGTTTCAGATCAACCGTGCCCGCGAGCAGATCGTCGAACTCTATCAGAACCGCGGTTTCTACCTCGCGCAGGTCGAAGTCGATCCCAACGTCCTGACGGACTCAAACATCATCCTGTTCAGGATCCGCGAGGGGCCGCGCGTCAAGATCAAGGCCATCGAGTATCGCGGCAACGTGGCGTTCAGCAACGAGCAGTTGAAGTCGAACCTCAAGACCAAGACCGCCATCTTCCTGCTGCGCACCGGCCAGCTCGATGAAGACGCCTTGGCCAACGACATCGCCGCACTCACGGACTACTACAAAGACCGCGGCTATCTCGACGTGCGCATCGAGCGGCAACTGGACCTCTCCAACGATCTCAAAGAAGCCAAAGTCGTGTTCCTTATCGAGGAAGGCCGCCTGTTCACGATGCGAGACGTCGTCGTCGAAGGCAGTCGCCGCCTGCTGCCGGCGCAGGTCAAGGCGCTCATATCGATCAAGACCGGCGACGTCTACAGCCGCGACCGCATTCAAAAGAGCCGCACCATTCTGATGGAGAGCCTGGGCCGGTTGGGTTACATCGACGTCGTCGTGGAGACGCAGGCGACGCGCGACCCCGAGCAGCCTTTCGTCGATCTGCTGATCACCATTCACGAAGGGGCGCTGGCATTCACGGGCGAAGTGACCACCAAGGGGAATCACCTCACCAAGAGCGAAGTCATCCTGCGCGAGGTGGACGTCCTGCCCAACCGCCCGCTCAACAGCGTCTACATCGAAAACGCCAAGCGCGACATCCGCGCCACGGGACTGTTCCAGGACGTGAGCATCACGCCCTCGCAGCCCGACCTTTTCGATCCCAGTGATCTTTATCGAGATGTGAACATCGAAGTCAAGGAAGGCGACACCGGCTCGATCAACTTCGGCGCCGCAGTCAGTTCGGACCTGGGCG from Phycisphaerales bacterium carries:
- a CDS encoding HAMP domain-containing histidine kinase — encoded protein: MLRRRLLLGLGSMIVLFAVLAIGSVLLLNRLVGEIDDIKATSTTYISQLHDLGGHVTGVESALYAAGPQAVPAAALSQTAADMRQAIDRLGAASLNWPEQSPAPGLAGRLVETVPAFADRLDALARLSDAADIGEARDQVLRSHVGVQTDILELTRLARAFAADSQTAITNRFRWIVLGVAVASILVVNVSILVGLRTVGLVLQPMEQIIAATSIWARERFDHRIALDQPDEFGQLARALNQMADRLEVSELRKIETLQQTARMLNHELNNALAIISLQVQLLDRSRNASPELKDRLDRIRACLARMTNTVDLLKQVRRIVLTDYVPGEKMLDLPRSISEGGSAEDEPPPAEVAVVPASTSTPAAQGPQLT
- a CDS encoding histidine phosphatase family protein; the encoded protein is MRTLLLLRHAKSSHADEGVADHDRPLTRRGRRDAQRLGRLLDELDLMPQVIIASTAQRTLETAELLVEASGTATRIDPDERLYLASSGAILRILQQAPIQARCLMAVGHNPGLEELLTGLTGRAEQMRTATLAQIEFPIDSWTDVKDGTRGRLKQMWRARDLDDS
- a CDS encoding NAD-binding protein, giving the protein MPGRRLDRLHIPTEHGRTRFVGSRWWREWCFFRTAVAHFRLRLLLMVLIVATGALIFRVYHAPERLSLWEAVYYSWSLVFGEPPERFPESWAIRPLFFLMPVFGLTIIIEGIVDFSLMLRDRRRYERSWCRTMATSMHDHVVLVGLGRLGYRVFKLLRKLGEAVVVFERDANNQFLEDVRRDGSPLFIGDARREALLEEANIRKAKSIILATDDDLANLEIALDARHLVPDLPVVMRMFDQNIADKVGDAFDIHLAMSQSAISAPSFTMAAVDRSIEYSFAIDDRLVVMQRWQVCDGGPMCGRKVGELMSEHGIGVVRRKSSDGSRLFPGPETVLEPGDELLVEGEYTALTALARRLRQVEGVGPKR
- a CDS encoding sulfite oxidase-like oxidoreductase; the protein is MHDRAAQGEPPTRPLVISPDTRRGSGSADARTPPGQTLTKKWPVLHYGSVPHIDPAKWQLKVWGLCENPYTLDWRQFSDLPHVDLRCDIHCVTHWSRLDNVFTGVPTRLLIEMARPRADAKFVMQHAASAPGNDWTTNVSIDEFTAEDCILATHHDGRPLEAEHGYPIRAVVPRLYFWKGAKWITGIELRASDAPGFWEVNGYHMHGDPWKEERFGW
- the moaC gene encoding cyclic pyranopterin monophosphate synthase MoaC — its product is MTGKLSHVDERGRASMVDVGGKPPMRRRAVAEGFFIAQSATLDAVMDGQLPKGEALAVARVAGILAAKRCDELVPLCHSLPIEAVQVDFERREHGIRITASASLTGKTGVEMEALTAVAVAALTLYDMTKAIDRELRIEGIRLLEKTKAPAADGR
- a CDS encoding amidohydrolase family protein, which produces MIIDLETQVWTNASQLGAESTDWRLREDVETWTSIDASPAVHEAAMSCVDVAVVLGFRSLHLDAHITSESVAAFVGRQPNRRIGFAGIDPMCDGALDDIDKGLALGLCGVVIAPATQNFHPTHSRAMRVYERCQALGVPVLVRTQRRPTAATNMSYGRPLLFDEVARAFPNLRLVIGGLGYPWTDESFVLIGKHRHVYTDLAGQVSRPWQLYNSLMAAFEHRVMEKILFASGFPFDTPERAISRIYSLNSYSHGTDLPSIPRQHLRGIVERDVFHCLGIERPGGASLTGGMSLPPETVEVMEEDDDLDAQITTLTGMLRENVEPAPRWNA
- a CDS encoding BamA/TamA family outer membrane protein — encoded protein: MRWTSQLLAGLMLVLALGAVGRPGAARAQDAPPPASPPVVDAFEGLPVRRVEYVGLKRVSQTLVENNIRTAVGEPYSAATMQQDVRNLTRLNQFRVILPKAELTPDGQAVIVTYQFDEWPLAEDVQVTGNQAVNDQDIFNAILIRVGDPLDTFQINRAREQIVELYQNRGFYLAQVEVDPNVLTDSNIILFRIREGPRVKIKAIEYRGNVAFSNEQLKSNLKTKTAIFLLRTGQLDEDALANDIAALTDYYKDRGYLDVRIERQLDLSNDLKEAKVVFLIEEGRLFTMRDVVVEGSRRLLPAQVKALISIKTGDVYSRDRIQKSRTILMESLGRLGYIDVVVETQATRDPEQPFVDLLITIHEGALAFTGEVTTKGNHLTKSEVILREVDVLPNRPLNSVYIENAKRDIRATGLFQDVSITPSQPDLFDPSDLYRDVNIEVKEGDTGSINFGAAVSSDLGVFGSIGLTQRNFDIADFPESFDEFIRGRAFRGAGQVFNINIQPGNEFSNYSVSLSDPYVFGTDNAFSSSLAYTERVLESYDEKRWGGSLRLSRRLGEVWTGYVSTRYQSIDLSDIDQFAPVDVYDVQNENIVTGLGAGIIRTTVDNRARPSRGSRLELGMEQIGALGGDFDFTRLSAEHTVFLTMAEDFLGRKSILQLHTQVGYQFGGMSPIYERFFLGGRSFRGFDYRTVAPRGLRPNGRVSPEPTGGDWLFFVGAQYEFPVFERFIGGVAFIDTGTVTEDVSFDQYRVSVGLGVRLYIPQLGQAPLAFDFGFPIVKEDTDDTQLLSFSIDVPF